A part of Streptomyces sp. DSM 40750 genomic DNA contains:
- a CDS encoding enoyl-CoA hydratase-related protein, with amino-acid sequence MPSELVHLELSDHVATVTLDSPHNRNALSRELVRQLGERLSTAEADPDTRVVLLRSAHPVFCAGADLTEAVSGTGADGPRQLVALQAQIAKMAKPVVVELRGPVRAGGLGIVGAADIVLAAETVTFALTEVRLGLAPAVISLSLLERLSPRAAADVFLSARTFGAAEAADMGLITRAVPDAELASAVDDTLNAIVKGNIQGLSETKQLLNGDLLERIERDGEYAARRSAELFDSEEARAAMKAFLTRTRP; translated from the coding sequence ATGCCCAGCGAACTCGTCCATCTGGAACTCTCCGACCACGTCGCCACCGTCACCCTCGACAGCCCGCACAACCGCAACGCCCTCAGCCGCGAACTCGTCCGGCAACTGGGTGAGCGGCTCTCAACGGCCGAAGCCGACCCCGATACACGAGTCGTCCTGTTGCGCTCCGCACACCCCGTCTTCTGCGCCGGCGCTGACCTCACGGAGGCCGTGTCCGGCACCGGGGCGGACGGGCCACGGCAGCTCGTCGCCCTGCAGGCTCAGATCGCGAAGATGGCCAAACCCGTAGTGGTCGAACTCCGCGGCCCCGTCAGAGCCGGAGGGCTCGGCATCGTCGGAGCTGCGGACATCGTCCTGGCGGCCGAAACCGTCACCTTCGCCCTCACCGAGGTCCGCCTTGGCCTCGCCCCCGCGGTCATTTCCCTCAGCCTGCTCGAACGCCTCTCGCCGCGCGCGGCCGCCGATGTATTCCTCTCAGCCAGGACGTTCGGAGCGGCGGAAGCGGCTGACATGGGCCTGATCACACGGGCCGTACCGGATGCGGAACTCGCCTCCGCCGTGGACGACACCCTCAACGCGATCGTGAAGGGGAACATCCAGGGCCTCTCGGAGACCAAACAACTCCTCAACGGCGACCTCTTGGAGCGCATCGAACGGGATGGTGAATACGCAGCTCGGCGATCCGCCGAACTGTTCGACAGCGAGGAGGCGCGCGCAGCGATGAAAGCGTTCCTGACCCGCACCCGGCCATAG
- a CDS encoding acyl-CoA dehydrogenase family protein, which produces MSTFMESDERRALRAAVSDLGQKYGASYFYDTAREGRKTTELWNEAAALGYLGVCVPQEYGGGGGDIGDLAAVLEELATAGCPLMLLVVSPAIVGTIIAEFGTDEQKQHWLPGIADGTAKYAFGITEPDAGSNSHNITTHARRDGTDWVLNGRKTFISGVDEASHVLIVGRTEDRTGRLKPALFMVPTDADGFTRHEISMGLTSPEKQFTLFLDDVRLPGDALVGKENAGLEQLFAGLNPERIMVASSAIGTARWALGRAVEYAREREVWATPIGSHQAIAHPLARIHIEIEAARLLTQKAAALLASGDLLAAGEAANMAKYAAGEAACAAVDQAIQTHGGNGLAEEYGLVQALATSRLSRVAPVSREMVLNFIAQSSLGLPRSY; this is translated from the coding sequence ATGAGCACATTCATGGAGTCGGACGAGCGTCGCGCGCTGCGCGCGGCGGTCAGCGACCTGGGCCAGAAATACGGTGCGTCGTACTTCTACGACACGGCCCGCGAGGGTCGGAAGACCACGGAACTGTGGAACGAGGCGGCGGCACTCGGCTACCTCGGTGTGTGCGTCCCGCAGGAGTACGGCGGAGGCGGAGGCGACATCGGTGACCTCGCCGCTGTTCTGGAAGAACTCGCCACCGCAGGTTGCCCCCTGATGCTCTTGGTGGTCTCGCCCGCCATCGTCGGCACGATCATCGCCGAGTTCGGGACCGATGAACAGAAGCAGCACTGGCTGCCCGGCATCGCCGACGGAACCGCCAAATACGCCTTCGGCATCACCGAACCGGACGCCGGGTCCAACTCGCACAACATCACCACGCACGCACGCCGCGACGGAACCGACTGGGTCCTCAACGGCAGGAAGACCTTCATCAGCGGCGTAGACGAGGCCAGCCACGTGCTGATCGTCGGCCGCACCGAGGACAGGACGGGCAGGCTCAAGCCCGCCCTGTTCATGGTGCCGACCGACGCCGACGGGTTCACCCGGCACGAGATCAGCATGGGCCTGACCTCTCCGGAGAAGCAGTTCACCTTGTTCCTGGACGACGTCCGGCTGCCCGGAGACGCACTCGTGGGCAAGGAGAACGCCGGCCTCGAACAGCTCTTCGCCGGCCTGAACCCCGAGCGGATCATGGTGGCCTCCTCCGCCATCGGCACCGCCAGATGGGCGCTGGGCAGGGCTGTCGAGTACGCCCGCGAGCGAGAGGTGTGGGCCACCCCGATCGGGTCCCACCAAGCCATCGCGCACCCCCTTGCCAGGATCCACATCGAGATCGAGGCCGCACGACTGCTGACGCAGAAAGCCGCGGCCCTGCTCGCCTCCGGCGATCTGCTCGCTGCGGGCGAAGCCGCCAACATGGCCAAGTACGCCGCGGGCGAAGCCGCCTGCGCTGCCGTCGACCAGGCGATCCAGACCCACGGCGGCAACGGTCTGGCCGAAGAGTACGGACTGGTCCAAGCCCTCGCCACCTCCCGGCTGTCCCGCGTCGCGCCCGTAAGCCGGGAGATGGTGCTGAACTTCATCGCCCAGTCCTCCCTCGGCCTGCCCCGCTCCTACTGA
- a CDS encoding acetyl/propionyl/methylcrotonyl-CoA carboxylase subunit alpha codes for MIRKILVANRGEIARRVFRTCRDLGIATVAVHSDADVHAPFVRGADFAVRLPGDAPSETYLRGDLIIAAARLAGADAVHPGYGFLSENADFARAVEAAGLTWIGPTPESIEAMGSKIRAKQIMAEAGVPILDVGIEAVTHADLPLLVKASAGGGGRGMRVVESLDQLDGELAKAEAEARSAFGDGTVFVEPYLPMARHVEVQVLSDAHGTTWIVGDRDCSIQRRHQKVIEEAPAPNLSDTARETLHSAARAAAEAVGYRGAGTVEFLVDGDRVFFLEMNTRLQVEHPVTECVTGLDLVAHQIAVAEGRPLEGGPPAPSGHAIEVRLYAEDPADGFAPQTGRIRAFDLGGTAFGIPRAPALRVDSGVEAGSEVGIHYDAMLAKVIAYAADRPSAIRMLDDALRRGRIHGVTTNTDLLRAALNDDEFTAGRMHTSLLDQRIDDWTAGVGARAVHKAALAAAVCEAARAAAFAPVLARIPAAWRNVPSGPRVRTYRRGRTEYAVTYTSQGQRLVSDYIENVSVLDARGDYVLLQDGGLRETYHVAVDDGVVDVSGPHGAFALDIVPVFVDPAEAVAQGSLLAPMPATVIAVAVEVGAQINKGDPVVLLEAMKMQHTVAAPAPGIVTALEVSVGQQVTAGAVLAIIEEKEA; via the coding sequence ATGATCCGCAAGATCCTGGTCGCGAACCGAGGAGAGATCGCACGACGGGTGTTCCGTACTTGCCGGGACCTCGGCATCGCGACGGTGGCTGTCCACTCCGACGCCGACGTCCACGCACCGTTCGTGCGCGGGGCCGACTTCGCCGTGCGGCTGCCCGGTGACGCGCCCTCGGAGACCTACCTGCGTGGCGATTTGATCATCGCGGCCGCGCGGCTCGCCGGTGCGGACGCCGTCCACCCCGGCTACGGGTTCCTGTCCGAGAACGCGGACTTCGCCCGGGCCGTCGAGGCAGCCGGACTGACCTGGATCGGTCCGACACCGGAATCGATCGAGGCCATGGGCAGCAAGATCCGCGCCAAGCAGATCATGGCCGAGGCCGGGGTTCCCATCCTCGACGTCGGTATCGAGGCCGTCACGCACGCGGATCTGCCGCTGCTGGTCAAGGCATCCGCAGGCGGCGGCGGTCGGGGCATGCGCGTCGTGGAATCGCTGGACCAGTTGGACGGCGAACTCGCCAAGGCCGAAGCGGAGGCCCGGTCCGCGTTCGGCGACGGCACCGTGTTCGTCGAGCCCTATCTGCCCATGGCCCGCCATGTCGAGGTCCAGGTGCTCAGCGACGCCCACGGCACCACGTGGATCGTGGGCGACCGTGACTGCTCCATCCAGCGCCGCCACCAGAAGGTCATCGAAGAAGCACCTGCCCCCAACCTGTCGGACACGGCCCGGGAGACGTTGCACAGCGCCGCCCGTGCGGCCGCGGAGGCCGTCGGCTACCGGGGAGCCGGCACGGTGGAGTTCCTCGTTGACGGCGATCGTGTCTTCTTCCTGGAGATGAACACGCGTCTTCAGGTCGAGCACCCGGTCACCGAATGCGTGACCGGCCTGGATCTGGTGGCCCACCAGATCGCCGTAGCGGAGGGCCGCCCGCTCGAGGGTGGGCCGCCCGCTCCCTCGGGCCACGCCATAGAGGTCCGACTGTATGCCGAGGACCCGGCCGACGGCTTCGCCCCGCAGACCGGCCGCATCCGGGCCTTCGACCTCGGCGGCACGGCCTTCGGCATCCCTCGCGCCCCGGCCCTGCGCGTGGACTCCGGTGTCGAGGCCGGCAGTGAGGTCGGGATCCACTACGACGCCATGCTCGCCAAGGTCATTGCCTACGCCGCCGACCGCCCCTCGGCGATCCGCATGCTCGACGACGCGCTGCGCCGCGGCAGGATCCACGGCGTCACCACCAACACCGACCTGCTACGCGCCGCTCTCAACGACGACGAGTTCACCGCAGGCCGGATGCACACCTCGCTCCTCGACCAGCGCATCGACGACTGGACAGCAGGCGTCGGCGCACGCGCCGTGCACAAGGCGGCACTGGCAGCGGCAGTCTGCGAAGCGGCCCGGGCAGCCGCCTTCGCACCTGTACTGGCGCGCATCCCCGCTGCCTGGCGCAACGTTCCCAGCGGCCCCCGGGTGCGCACCTATCGGCGAGGCCGGACCGAATACGCGGTCACGTACACCTCTCAGGGGCAGCGCCTCGTCTCCGACTACATCGAGAACGTCTCCGTGCTCGACGCCCGCGGCGATTACGTCCTGCTCCAGGACGGCGGTCTGCGCGAGACCTACCACGTCGCGGTCGACGACGGCGTCGTCGATGTCAGCGGCCCGCACGGCGCGTTCGCTCTGGACATCGTTCCCGTCTTCGTGGACCCAGCCGAAGCAGTGGCCCAAGGATCCCTGCTCGCCCCCATGCCGGCCACCGTCATCGCCGTGGCCGTCGAAGTCGGCGCCCAGATCAACAAGGGCGACCCCGTCGTGCTGTTGGAGGCCATGAAGATGCAGCACACCGTTGCCGCGCCGGCCCCCGGCATCGTCACCGCGCTAGAAGTGAGCGTCGGGCAGCAGGTCACGGCAGGTGCCGTGCTCGCGATCATCGAGGAGAAGGAAGCATGA
- a CDS encoding acyl-CoA carboxylase subunit beta, with protein sequence MRTTIDPASVAYATNREAMLERVADLTEQHARALAGGGAKNVERHHRRGKLTARERIELLLDPDAPFLELSTLAGWDSDFAVGGSLVTGIGAVEGVECMIVAHDPTVRGGSSNPVSLKKSFRAAQIAAENRLPMINLVESGGADLPTQKDIFIPGGRSFRNLTEASADRRPTIALVFGNSTAGGAYVPGMSDYVVMVAGGAKVFLGGPPLVKMATGEESDDESLGGAEMHARTSGLADYLAADEHDAIRLGRQIVRRLNWRKAGPAPRIGYADPLFDPEELLGIVPTDLKIPFDPREVIARIVDGSAFDEFKPLYGTSLVTGWAQLHGYPVGILANAQGVLFSKEAQKAGQFIQLANQTDTPLLFLHNTTGYMVGKEYEQGGIIKHGAQMINAVSNSRVPHLSVVMGASYGAGHYGMSGRAYDPRFMFTWVGAKSAVMGPAQLAGVVSIVSRQAAAAKGLPFDEQADAKMRAVIEEQIEKESLAYFTSGMLYDDGVIDPRDTRTVLGICLSAIHSAPVEGAQGYGVFRL encoded by the coding sequence ATGAGGACCACGATCGACCCTGCCTCGGTGGCCTACGCCACCAACCGTGAAGCGATGCTGGAACGCGTCGCCGACCTCACCGAACAGCACGCCCGGGCGCTCGCCGGAGGCGGAGCCAAGAACGTCGAACGACACCACCGCAGGGGGAAGCTCACCGCTCGCGAACGCATTGAGCTGCTCCTTGATCCGGACGCGCCGTTCCTCGAGCTGAGCACGCTGGCCGGCTGGGATTCGGACTTCGCCGTCGGCGGCTCACTCGTCACCGGCATCGGCGCGGTCGAGGGCGTCGAATGCATGATCGTCGCCCACGATCCGACGGTGCGCGGCGGATCCAGCAATCCGGTCTCTTTGAAAAAGAGCTTCCGGGCCGCGCAGATCGCCGCGGAGAACCGGCTGCCGATGATCAACCTCGTCGAGTCCGGAGGTGCCGACCTGCCTACGCAGAAGGACATCTTCATTCCTGGCGGCCGGAGCTTCCGCAACCTCACCGAGGCCAGCGCAGATCGCCGCCCCACCATCGCGCTCGTCTTCGGAAACTCCACCGCCGGCGGAGCCTACGTGCCCGGCATGAGCGATTACGTCGTGATGGTCGCAGGCGGAGCGAAGGTCTTCCTCGGCGGGCCGCCGCTGGTGAAGATGGCCACCGGCGAGGAGTCCGACGACGAGTCGCTGGGCGGAGCCGAGATGCACGCCCGTACTTCCGGACTGGCGGACTACCTCGCCGCCGACGAGCACGACGCCATCCGGCTGGGTCGGCAGATCGTGCGACGCCTCAACTGGCGCAAGGCCGGACCCGCTCCCCGGATCGGCTACGCCGACCCGCTGTTCGACCCCGAAGAGCTGCTCGGGATCGTCCCGACCGACCTGAAGATCCCCTTCGACCCGCGTGAAGTGATCGCACGGATCGTCGACGGCAGCGCATTCGACGAGTTCAAGCCTCTCTACGGCACGAGCCTGGTCACCGGCTGGGCCCAGCTGCACGGCTACCCCGTCGGAATCCTCGCCAACGCCCAGGGCGTGCTGTTCAGCAAGGAAGCGCAGAAGGCGGGCCAGTTCATCCAGCTCGCCAACCAGACCGACACTCCGCTGCTGTTCCTGCACAACACCACCGGCTACATGGTCGGCAAGGAGTACGAGCAGGGCGGGATCATCAAGCACGGCGCCCAGATGATCAACGCCGTCTCCAACTCGCGGGTCCCGCACCTGTCGGTCGTCATGGGCGCGTCCTACGGCGCCGGCCACTACGGCATGAGCGGCCGCGCCTACGACCCGCGATTCATGTTCACCTGGGTCGGCGCGAAGTCCGCGGTCATGGGACCGGCGCAGCTCGCCGGCGTCGTGTCCATCGTCTCCCGTCAGGCCGCGGCAGCCAAGGGCCTGCCCTTCGACGAGCAGGCCGACGCCAAGATGCGCGCGGTGATCGAGGAGCAGATCGAAAAGGAGTCACTGGCCTACTTCACCTCCGGGATGCTCTACGACGACGGCGTCATCGACCCGCGCGACACCCGCACCGTCCTCGGTATCTGCCTGTCCGCCATCCACTCCGCGCCGGTCGAGGGCGCCCAGGGCTACGGGGTGTTCCGCCTGTGA
- a CDS encoding acyclic terpene utilization AtuA family protein, whose translation MREMLESGPLDYLTGDYLSELTMLILGKDRRKDPSLGYARTFLRQLTDCLALARERRVRIVVNAGGLNPSGLAAAVRTLAREQSVEIDVAHVEGDDLLGAAEERGWKGVLTANAYLGAFGIAEALRAGADIVVTGRVTDAALTLGPAIAEFGWGREDFDLLAAGVVTGHVLECGAQTTGGNYAGFTALDTSGPLGFPLAEICEDGTAVITKHPGSGGAVTVDTVTAQLVYEVGGALYANPDVTVWLDTVALEQAGENRVRVTGVRGQAPPPASKVALNRLGGYRNSVEFVLTGLEIEQKAAWVRRQMQQALAVRAPQQVTWDLVRTDRPDAATQSEASALLRCHVKDPDAAVAGRSFSSAAVELALASYPGFHVTAPPGPATPYGVFDAGYVPQGDVPHTVVLHDGRRIDVPAQSVTAPITVEGSLHHTDRGSEETGPRSAAPAIWGPITQTPLGRLLFARSGDKGGSANVGVWVPAGHPQREDVFAWLTGWLDADAVRQLLPEAAVLDVTVHPLPNLSALNIVIDGLLGEGVASSTRFDPQAKAVGEWLRSRNAPIPQGFLA comes from the coding sequence ATGCGGGAGATGCTGGAATCCGGCCCGCTCGACTATCTGACGGGTGACTACCTATCCGAGCTGACCATGCTCATCCTAGGCAAGGACCGTCGCAAGGATCCCTCGCTGGGTTACGCGAGAACCTTCCTGCGCCAGCTCACCGACTGCCTTGCTCTCGCCCGCGAGAGGAGGGTGCGCATCGTGGTGAACGCCGGCGGGCTCAACCCGTCCGGTTTGGCCGCAGCGGTGCGCACCCTGGCCCGGGAGCAGTCCGTCGAAATCGACGTGGCGCATGTCGAGGGCGATGACCTGCTCGGCGCTGCCGAGGAGCGCGGTTGGAAGGGCGTGCTGACGGCCAACGCCTACCTCGGGGCATTCGGAATCGCCGAGGCGCTGCGGGCCGGCGCCGACATCGTCGTCACCGGACGGGTCACCGACGCCGCCCTGACGCTCGGCCCGGCGATTGCCGAATTCGGCTGGGGTCGTGAGGACTTCGACCTGCTCGCCGCCGGTGTCGTGACCGGGCATGTGCTCGAATGCGGCGCGCAGACAACGGGTGGGAACTATGCCGGCTTCACCGCCCTTGACACCTCGGGGCCGCTCGGGTTCCCGCTGGCCGAGATCTGCGAGGACGGCACCGCCGTCATCACCAAGCATCCCGGCAGCGGCGGCGCGGTGACGGTGGACACTGTCACCGCCCAACTCGTCTACGAGGTCGGTGGCGCGCTGTATGCCAACCCGGACGTCACCGTCTGGCTCGACACCGTGGCGCTGGAGCAGGCGGGCGAAAACCGGGTGAGGGTCACAGGAGTGCGGGGGCAGGCTCCACCGCCCGCCTCGAAGGTCGCTCTCAACCGCCTCGGCGGATACCGCAACAGCGTCGAATTCGTACTCACGGGGCTCGAGATCGAGCAGAAGGCGGCCTGGGTACGCCGTCAGATGCAGCAGGCACTCGCGGTCCGGGCGCCCCAGCAGGTCACGTGGGATCTCGTGCGCACGGACAGACCCGATGCCGCGACCCAGTCCGAGGCGTCCGCGCTGCTGCGCTGCCACGTCAAGGACCCGGACGCCGCCGTTGCCGGCCGCTCCTTCAGCAGCGCCGCAGTCGAGCTCGCTCTCGCTTCGTACCCGGGATTCCACGTCACCGCCCCACCCGGGCCCGCGACCCCGTACGGAGTCTTCGACGCCGGGTACGTGCCGCAGGGGGACGTACCGCACACCGTGGTCCTGCACGACGGTCGCCGGATCGACGTACCCGCTCAATCGGTGACCGCGCCGATCACCGTCGAAGGGTCGCTGCACCATACCGACCGGGGGAGCGAGGAAACCGGCCCGCGGTCCGCGGCGCCGGCGATTTGGGGGCCGATCACGCAAACGCCCCTCGGGAGGCTGCTGTTCGCGCGCTCTGGTGACAAGGGTGGCAGTGCGAACGTCGGTGTCTGGGTTCCTGCCGGGCATCCGCAGCGCGAGGACGTCTTCGCCTGGCTGACCGGCTGGCTCGATGCTGATGCGGTCAGGCAGCTGCTGCCGGAGGCGGCGGTCCTCGACGTCACGGTGCACCCTCTGCCGAACCTGTCGGCGCTCAACATCGTTATCGACGGCCTGCTCGGTGAAGGAGTCGCCTCCTCCACGCGCTTCGATCCCCAGGCCAAAGCGGTCGGCGAGTGGCTCCGCTCCCGCAACGCGCCGATCCCTCAAGGGTTCTTGGCATGA
- a CDS encoding LLM class F420-dependent oxidoreductase: MELATTLEYAENNPRKAVDEIVRLEKAGLDAVWVAEAYGFDSPTTMGYLAARTERVKIGSYIINVYSRTPALIAQTAAGLDAVSGGRALLGLGASGPQVVEGWHGRPYDKPLGRTRETVELCRRIWRRDVIDHHGIVDMPLPPEKGGKLGKPLKFLNHPVRREIPIHVAALGPANVRMTAEIADGWLPHLFIPEKARQVWGSALTEGLARRPAELGNLQIVAGSLLAVGEDAAAARDLLRPMIALYLGGMGAKGKNFYNDLAHAYGYEEAAQNIQNLYLSGKKREAEAAVPDELTELVSLCGPESYVRERIEAFRAAGVTQLNVRVVDPDPARLVEKVKGWL, translated from the coding sequence ATGGAACTCGCCACCACCCTTGAGTACGCCGAAAACAACCCCCGAAAGGCCGTCGACGAGATCGTGCGGCTGGAGAAGGCCGGACTCGACGCCGTCTGGGTGGCCGAGGCATACGGTTTCGACTCGCCGACCACCATGGGCTACCTCGCCGCACGCACCGAGCGCGTGAAGATCGGCTCGTACATCATCAACGTGTACTCGCGCACGCCCGCGCTGATCGCCCAGACTGCCGCCGGACTCGACGCCGTGTCCGGGGGGCGTGCTCTGCTCGGGCTCGGCGCATCCGGTCCGCAGGTCGTCGAGGGCTGGCACGGCCGGCCGTACGACAAGCCGCTCGGCCGCACCCGCGAGACCGTCGAACTGTGCCGCCGGATATGGCGACGTGACGTGATCGACCACCACGGCATCGTCGACATGCCACTGCCGCCCGAGAAGGGCGGCAAGCTCGGCAAACCCCTGAAGTTCCTCAACCACCCGGTCCGCCGCGAGATACCGATCCACGTCGCAGCCCTCGGCCCGGCCAACGTCCGCATGACCGCGGAGATCGCCGACGGCTGGCTGCCGCATCTCTTCATCCCCGAGAAGGCCCGCCAGGTCTGGGGAAGCGCACTCACCGAGGGACTGGCACGACGGCCCGCGGAACTTGGGAACCTTCAGATCGTCGCGGGCAGCCTCCTCGCCGTCGGCGAGGACGCGGCAGCCGCCCGCGACCTGCTCCGCCCGATGATCGCCCTCTACCTCGGCGGCATGGGCGCCAAAGGCAAGAACTTCTACAACGACCTGGCCCACGCCTACGGTTACGAGGAAGCCGCCCAAAATATCCAGAACCTCTACCTGTCCGGGAAGAAGAGGGAGGCGGAAGCGGCTGTTCCCGACGAGCTGACCGAACTTGTGTCGCTGTGCGGTCCCGAAAGTTATGTACGCGAGCGCATCGAGGCGTTCCGCGCCGCCGGTGTCACCCAGTTGAACGTCCGGGTGGTTGACCCTGACCCCGCCCGCCTCGTGGAGAAGGTCAAGGGCTGGCTCTGA
- a CDS encoding XdhC family protein has translation MDSRTAVCVLTHDARFEIPLMQLALDLPVGYVGAMGSRRTHDERLRLLSKADVAEDQLPACTPRSVGLGAHTAEETALSIPAEIIAHTDRITGLPLSQATGPIHRPLPPLKSDHGQLREEAADPGRRPTRRHGNGHSPKAQAVPLVSGPPIPEWPAHRCHVCAGTGEFLIP, from the coding sequence GTGGACTCTCGCACCGCCGTCTGCGTCCTCACCCACGACGCCAGATTCGAGATCCCGCTGATGCAGCTCGCCCTCGACCTGCCGGTGGGCTATGTCGGCGCGATGGGTTCCCGGCGCACCCACGACGAACGCCTCCGCCTGCTGAGCAAGGCCGACGTTGCCGAGGACCAACTCCCCGCCTGTACTCCCCGATCGGTCGGCCTCGGGGCCCACACCGCCGAGGAGACGGCCCTCTCCATCCCTGCGGAGATCATCGCCCACACCGACCGAATCACGGGGCTGCCCCTGTCCCAGGCGACCGGACCGATCCACCGGCCGCTACCCCCACTGAAGTCCGACCACGGCCAGCTGAGGGAAGAGGCGGCAGATCCTGGCCGACGGCCGACAAGGCGCCATGGAAACGGGCACAGCCCCAAAGCGCAGGCTGTGCCGCTGGTCTCTGGCCCCCCAATACCTGAGTGGCCGGCGCACCGCTGCCACGTCTGTGCCGGAACAGGTGAGTTCCTCATCCCGTGA
- a CDS encoding MFS transporter: MSPTTDGPPHKLPFVVLVLSAGTFLMGTTEFVIAGLLPEIADDLHVSVSQAGLLITAFAAGMIVGAPVMAIATLRLPRRSTLILALVVFALGHLVAALSSSFALVLAARVVTALATGTFWCVGAIVATTAAGPAATSRALGMLLGGLTVATVAGVPLGAWLGQLSGWRGPFWVLAALSAGAAAVIGRHIPADERCEAPSVRAEFAALRDVRVWLTLSAMTLLMGGVLATYTYISPLLTERAGIPHGAVPMVLTGYGLGALLGTTVGGRLGDRRPLATLITSAATTTLVLLLLTLLSPNPVAAVVLVTLMGMTGFAATPVLGALALRFSSSAPNLVSGLSGSAPNVGIAIGSWTAGIALASPLGPAGPPLVGTLAVALTLVPLTVLALMRATRTETPPPQPQAVADQPANCGTQDIG; encoded by the coding sequence ATGTCACCCACGACCGACGGCCCACCCCACAAACTGCCCTTCGTCGTCCTGGTGCTGTCCGCCGGAACATTCCTCATGGGCACCACCGAATTCGTCATCGCGGGCCTGCTGCCCGAGATCGCCGACGATCTGCATGTCAGCGTCTCTCAGGCAGGTCTGCTGATCACGGCGTTCGCTGCAGGCATGATCGTCGGGGCACCGGTGATGGCTATAGCGACGTTGCGCCTGCCGCGGCGCTCCACGCTGATCCTCGCCCTCGTCGTCTTCGCCCTCGGCCACCTGGTCGCCGCGCTCAGCTCGTCCTTCGCTCTTGTGCTCGCGGCCCGCGTGGTGACCGCGCTGGCTACCGGGACCTTCTGGTGCGTCGGCGCGATCGTGGCCACGACCGCGGCGGGACCGGCAGCGACGTCACGGGCCCTGGGCATGCTCCTGGGAGGTCTGACCGTGGCCACCGTGGCCGGCGTACCTCTGGGCGCGTGGCTGGGGCAGCTGTCGGGCTGGCGCGGGCCGTTCTGGGTGCTGGCCGCGCTGTCGGCCGGCGCGGCGGCGGTCATCGGCCGGCACATCCCTGCCGACGAGCGATGCGAAGCGCCTTCCGTCCGGGCGGAGTTCGCCGCGCTGCGGGATGTCCGGGTCTGGCTGACGCTGAGTGCCATGACGTTGCTGATGGGCGGTGTCCTGGCGACGTACACCTACATCTCGCCACTGCTCACCGAACGGGCCGGCATCCCCCATGGAGCCGTGCCCATGGTTCTGACCGGCTACGGCCTGGGTGCCCTGCTGGGCACCACGGTCGGCGGGCGCCTGGGCGATCGTCGCCCCCTTGCCACGCTCATCACCTCCGCTGCCACGACCACGCTGGTCCTGCTGTTGTTGACCTTGCTCTCCCCGAACCCCGTGGCTGCCGTCGTCCTGGTGACCCTCATGGGAATGACCGGCTTCGCCGCGACCCCGGTGCTCGGCGCGCTGGCCCTGCGTTTCTCCAGCTCCGCGCCCAACCTCGTCTCCGGCCTCAGCGGCTCGGCGCCCAACGTGGGCATCGCCATCGGCTCCTGGACGGCGGGCATCGCCCTGGCCTCACCACTGGGGCCAGCAGGGCCCCCGCTGGTCGGCACGCTGGCGGTCGCCCTCACCCTCGTACCGCTGACCGTACTCGCGCTGATGCGCGCCACCCGCACCGAGACGCCCCCGCCTCAGCCCCAAGCGGTCGCAGACCAGCCGGCCAACTGCGGCACTCAGGACATTGGCTGA
- a CDS encoding helix-turn-helix domain-containing protein, whose protein sequence is MTSKVPLNELGEFLKKRRSELSPRTVGLPETGGPRRVDGLRREEVAHLASISTDYYTRLEQGRMQASAPVLDVLARVLHLDDDERGYLFQLAGKTTTRTRRHGRQKVQPQLQRVLDDLTATPAIVQGRRGDILAWNALAAALVTDFSRIPEKHRNYPRLIFTDPALRSLYADWEGSARIAVAQVRMEAAKYPDDPRLIELVGELSTRDKQFAQWWGDHRVAARTVGTKTLNHPVVGELVLDWDTLTANTDPDQHLTVWTAAPGSPTQERLRILASWAADQNLAPSSSLR, encoded by the coding sequence ATGACCAGCAAAGTTCCTCTCAATGAGCTGGGTGAGTTCCTCAAGAAGCGCCGTTCGGAACTGAGCCCACGCACGGTCGGGCTGCCCGAGACGGGCGGGCCCCGCCGGGTGGACGGGCTGCGCCGTGAGGAGGTCGCCCACCTCGCCTCGATCAGCACGGACTACTACACGCGTCTTGAGCAGGGCCGTATGCAGGCGTCCGCTCCTGTGCTGGACGTCCTCGCCCGCGTACTGCACCTGGACGACGACGAGCGGGGTTATCTGTTCCAGCTCGCGGGCAAGACCACCACCCGCACCCGGCGTCACGGCAGGCAGAAGGTACAGCCCCAGCTGCAACGCGTGCTCGACGACCTCACCGCCACCCCGGCCATCGTGCAGGGGCGACGCGGGGACATCCTGGCGTGGAACGCACTGGCGGCAGCCCTGGTCACCGACTTCTCCCGCATTCCGGAGAAGCACCGCAACTACCCGCGGCTCATCTTCACCGATCCGGCGCTGCGCAGCCTGTACGCCGACTGGGAGGGCTCGGCACGGATCGCCGTGGCGCAGGTGCGGATGGAGGCGGCGAAGTATCCCGATGATCCCCGTCTCATCGAGCTGGTCGGTGAGCTCTCCACGCGGGACAAGCAGTTCGCCCAGTGGTGGGGCGATCACAGGGTCGCTGCCCGCACGGTGGGCACCAAGACTCTCAACCATCCGGTCGTCGGCGAACTCGTTTTGGACTGGGACACCCTCACCGCCAACACTGACCCCGACCAGCATCTGACCGTCTGGACCGCCGCCCCCGGCTCTCCCACCCAGGAGCGGCTGCGCATCCTCGCCTCGTGGGCCGCCGACCAGAACCTGGCGCCCTCGTCTTCCCTCCGCTGA